A section of the Candidatus Tanganyikabacteria bacterium genome encodes:
- a CDS encoding acyl--CoA ligase, whose product MLLHHDFEKVSSQHPDRTALACGPSRITYGELAESADRLAAFMVARGVGRGDRVALLLPNCVEMVVGLLAAQKAGAVFMPIGPSTKAAKIRYLLGDAEPACLIAHGSLAGEWREAADGCASLSAVIEVGTRSGARAIPWVEARADGHVASPCIDQDLAAIIYTSGSTGEPKGVMLTHLNMLSARRSISTYLGLEAHDVILCALPLSFDYGLYQVLMALALGATVVLEASFAYPVALLDTMAEHRVTVFPGVPTLFAMLLSQSDLSRYDMGALRIVTNTAAALPEARIREIRDRFPQARLFSMYGLTECKRVTYLPPEELDRRPTSVGRGMPNEEVYLVDEAGNRLPPGSTGELVIRGSNVMRGYWRKPAETAERLKAGAIPGELVLHSGDVFRTDAEGFLYFVGRKDDIIKSRGEKVSPREVEDVLCKHPGILDAAVLGMPDPVLGQAVAAFVVLRPGSAPPTDRDVLKHCAAHLETFMVPRQVIIVASLPRTPNGKVDKASLAERGAAPATVTP is encoded by the coding sequence GTGCTGCTCCATCACGACTTCGAGAAGGTCTCTTCGCAGCATCCCGACCGCACCGCGCTCGCCTGCGGCCCGTCGCGGATCACCTACGGCGAACTGGCCGAGTCGGCCGATCGCCTCGCGGCTTTCATGGTCGCCAGGGGAGTCGGGCGCGGCGATCGGGTGGCGCTCCTGCTGCCCAACTGCGTCGAGATGGTCGTGGGCCTGCTCGCGGCGCAGAAGGCCGGCGCCGTGTTCATGCCGATCGGGCCGTCCACCAAGGCGGCCAAGATCCGCTACCTGCTGGGCGACGCCGAACCGGCGTGCCTGATCGCCCACGGCTCCCTGGCCGGCGAGTGGCGCGAGGCGGCAGACGGGTGCGCGTCGCTCTCGGCCGTGATCGAGGTCGGGACGCGGTCGGGCGCGCGGGCGATCCCCTGGGTCGAGGCGCGGGCGGACGGCCACGTCGCCTCGCCTTGCATCGACCAGGATCTCGCCGCCATCATCTACACGTCGGGATCCACCGGCGAGCCGAAAGGGGTCATGTTGACGCACCTCAACATGCTCTCGGCTCGCCGATCGATCTCCACGTACCTGGGCCTGGAAGCGCACGACGTCATCCTCTGCGCGCTCCCGCTGTCCTTCGACTACGGCCTCTACCAGGTGCTGATGGCGCTCGCCCTCGGCGCGACCGTGGTCCTGGAGGCATCGTTCGCCTACCCCGTCGCCTTGCTCGACACCATGGCCGAGCACCGCGTCACGGTCTTCCCGGGCGTCCCGACCCTCTTCGCCATGTTGCTCTCGCAGAGCGACCTGTCGCGGTACGACATGGGCGCGCTGCGCATCGTGACGAACACCGCCGCCGCCCTGCCCGAGGCCCGCATCCGCGAGATCCGCGACCGCTTCCCGCAGGCCCGCCTCTTCTCGATGTACGGCCTCACCGAGTGCAAGCGCGTCACCTACCTCCCGCCCGAGGAACTGGATCGCCGGCCGACCAGCGTCGGGCGCGGCATGCCCAACGAAGAGGTGTACCTGGTGGACGAGGCCGGGAACCGCCTGCCTCCGGGCAGCACCGGCGAACTGGTGATCCGCGGCAGCAACGTGATGCGCGGCTACTGGCGCAAGCCCGCCGAGACCGCCGAACGGCTCAAGGCCGGAGCCATTCCGGGGGAACTCGTGCTGCACTCGGGCGACGTCTTCCGCACCGACGCCGAGGGCTTCCTGTACTTCGTCGGACGCAAGGACGACATCATCAAGAGCCGCGGGGAGAAAGTCAGCCCGCGGGAGGTCGAGGACGTGCTCTGCAAGCATCCCGGGATCCTGGACGCGGCCGTGCTGGGCATGCCGGACCCGGTGCTGGGCCAGGCCGTCGCCGCCTTCGTGGTGCTGCGGCCAGGAAGCGCTCCACCGACCGATCGGGACGTGCTCAAGCATTGCGCCGCCCACCTGGAGACGTTCATGGTGCCCAGGCAGGTGATCATCGTGGCTTCCCTGCCCCGGACGCCCAACGGCAAGGTGGACAAGGCCTCCCTGGCCGAGCGCGGGGCGGCGCCGGCCACCGTCACCCCATGA
- the asnB gene encoding asparagine synthase (glutamine-hydrolyzing) — translation MCGIAGIAALGAGSSPTRGELAAMIGRLRHRGPDDDGIFLDRGVGLAHARLAIIDLAGGKQPMASPDGDLWVAFNGEVFNFVELRAALEREGRVFRTSSDTEVLLHLYRRDGLDFVHSLGGQFAVALWDRSRRRLVLARDRVGIRPLYYTRVADRLCFASEIKALLAARGVSARLSLRGLAEVFTFWAVQPPATAFEGISSLPPGHLLAIDVDSGAISQRRYWDWDFAPPADPGRATASYAEELAALLEDAVRIQLRSDVPVGAYLSGGLDSAGVAAMVRFRSDTPLRTFSIAFEDAEFDESTQQAEMVRHLGSRHTRIDCRKADIGAAFPRAVWHAETPLVRTACVPLMLLAGHVREAGYKVVLTGEGADEVFGGYDLFKEARIRRFWARRPESALRPALLDRLYPYLAHSPTAARAFAMQFFRLGFEDPRQPGFGHLPRWTTTRRLWRFFSREAQAELAGWDPVESLIARLPAAFATWEPLCQDQYLEAHTLLSSYLLAAQGDRPAMAHSVEARHPYLDHRVIAFAAALPPRLKLSGLGEKFLLRRALAPLLPRQIAARPKQPYRAPDSLSFFAGSEPTALVREFMSPAHLAAGGLFDPEPTLRLLEKCRRGEAIGFADNMAFTGILSTLLLAESFCRSTPGAVTAA, via the coding sequence ATGTGCGGAATCGCCGGAATCGCGGCGCTCGGCGCCGGCTCCAGCCCGACGCGCGGGGAGCTGGCCGCCATGATCGGGCGCCTGCGCCACCGCGGGCCCGACGACGACGGCATCTTCCTCGATCGGGGGGTCGGCCTGGCCCATGCCCGGCTCGCGATCATCGATCTGGCGGGCGGCAAGCAGCCCATGGCCAGCCCGGACGGCGACCTGTGGGTGGCCTTCAACGGGGAGGTATTCAACTTCGTCGAGTTGCGGGCGGCTCTGGAGCGCGAGGGCCGCGTGTTCCGCACCTCCTCGGACACCGAGGTCCTCCTGCACCTCTACCGCCGCGACGGCCTGGACTTCGTCCATTCCCTGGGCGGGCAGTTCGCCGTGGCGCTCTGGGACCGATCCCGGCGCCGCCTGGTGCTGGCCCGCGATCGCGTGGGCATCCGGCCGCTGTACTACACCCGCGTGGCGGACAGGCTGTGCTTCGCCTCCGAGATCAAGGCCCTCCTGGCGGCGCGGGGCGTCAGCGCCCGCCTGTCGCTGCGGGGCCTGGCAGAAGTCTTCACTTTCTGGGCCGTGCAGCCGCCCGCCACCGCTTTCGAGGGGATCTCCTCCCTGCCTCCCGGCCACCTGCTCGCGATCGATGTCGACAGCGGCGCCATCAGCCAGCGGCGCTACTGGGACTGGGACTTCGCCCCGCCCGCCGATCCGGGGCGCGCGACCGCCTCGTACGCCGAGGAACTGGCCGCCCTGCTGGAAGACGCCGTGCGCATCCAGCTCAGGAGCGACGTGCCGGTGGGCGCCTACCTGAGCGGTGGCCTCGACTCGGCCGGGGTCGCCGCCATGGTGCGGTTCCGGTCGGACACGCCGCTGCGGACGTTCTCGATCGCCTTCGAGGACGCGGAGTTCGACGAGAGCACGCAGCAGGCCGAGATGGTGCGCCACCTGGGCAGCCGCCACACGCGGATCGATTGCCGCAAGGCCGACATCGGCGCGGCGTTCCCGCGCGCGGTGTGGCACGCCGAGACACCCCTGGTGCGAACCGCATGCGTCCCCCTCATGCTGCTGGCCGGCCACGTGCGCGAGGCCGGCTACAAGGTGGTCCTGACAGGCGAGGGCGCCGACGAGGTGTTCGGTGGCTACGACCTCTTCAAGGAGGCGCGGATCCGCCGCTTCTGGGCGCGCCGGCCGGAGTCCGCGCTGCGGCCCGCCCTGCTCGATCGGCTGTACCCCTACCTGGCGCACTCGCCGACCGCGGCGCGGGCGTTCGCCATGCAGTTCTTCCGCCTCGGCTTCGAGGATCCGCGGCAGCCGGGCTTCGGGCACCTGCCCCGCTGGACCACGACGCGAAGGCTATGGCGCTTCTTCTCGCGCGAGGCGCAAGCCGAGCTGGCGGGCTGGGATCCCGTCGAATCGCTGATCGCTCGCCTGCCGGCCGCCTTCGCGACCTGGGAACCGCTCTGCCAGGACCAGTATCTCGAGGCCCACACGCTGCTCTCGAGCTATCTTCTGGCCGCCCAGGGAGACCGACCGGCGATGGCGCATTCGGTGGAGGCCCGCCATCCGTATCTCGATCACCGCGTCATCGCCTTCGCCGCCGCCCTGCCGCCACGCCTCAAGCTCAGCGGCCTGGGAGAGAAGTTCCTGCTGCGGCGGGCGCTCGCGCCGTTGCTGCCGCGGCAAATCGCGGCGCGCCCCAAGCAACCCTACCGCGCACCCGACAGCCTGAGCTTCTTCGCGGGTTCCGAACCGACCGCGCTCGTGCGGGAGTTCATGAGTCCCGCGCACCTCGCGGCGGGGGGGCTGTTCGATCCCGAACCCACGCTGCGGTTGCTCGAGAAGTGCCGCCGCGGCGAGGCGATCGGCTTCGCCGACAACATGGCCTTCACCGGCATCTTGAGCACGCTGCTGCTCGCCGAATCGTTCTGCCGCTCCACACCCGGCGCCGTCACGGCCGCCTAG
- the nadE gene encoding NAD(+) synthase has protein sequence MQHAIEPSPLDLDCAAEAERLRLALRAAVNGTLKRKGAIVAVSGGVDSAVCLGLAAGALGPERVLALLLPECESSPESRRLAEAVAARFGVRTHAQDITGALGALGCYGERDSAIRELFPAYDGHAAGWRSKIAIAGGLDGGINFFKLIVRDPAGLTHAARMPHETFLRVVAAQNYKQRVRKAIEYHHADRLRYAVVGTPNRLEYALGFFVKNGDGSADVKPIAHLFKTQVYALAAYLGVPAEIRSAPPSTDTYSLPQGQDEFFFGLPYDRMDLALWAHDQGLPAAAAAARMGVPEALAELVYRDIDAKRTAAAYLHASPLTL, from the coding sequence ATGCAGCACGCCATCGAACCGTCGCCGCTGGACCTGGACTGCGCCGCGGAGGCCGAACGCCTGCGCCTGGCCCTGCGCGCCGCGGTCAACGGCACGCTCAAGCGCAAGGGCGCGATCGTCGCGGTCTCGGGCGGGGTGGACAGCGCGGTCTGCCTCGGCCTGGCGGCCGGCGCCCTCGGCCCGGAGCGGGTCCTGGCGCTCCTGCTGCCCGAATGCGAGAGCTCGCCCGAGAGCAGGCGCCTGGCCGAGGCGGTGGCCGCCCGGTTCGGCGTCCGGACGCACGCACAGGACATCACCGGCGCCCTCGGTGCCCTCGGCTGCTACGGCGAGCGCGACAGCGCCATTCGGGAGCTGTTCCCCGCGTACGACGGGCACGCGGCGGGATGGCGCAGCAAGATAGCCATCGCGGGGGGCCTCGATGGCGGGATCAACTTCTTCAAGCTCATCGTGCGCGATCCCGCCGGGCTCACGCACGCGGCCCGCATGCCCCACGAGACCTTCCTGCGCGTCGTGGCGGCGCAGAACTACAAGCAGCGCGTGCGCAAGGCGATCGAGTACCACCACGCCGACCGCCTGCGCTACGCGGTCGTGGGCACGCCCAATCGCCTGGAGTACGCGCTCGGCTTCTTCGTGAAGAATGGCGACGGCAGCGCCGATGTCAAGCCGATCGCCCACCTCTTCAAGACCCAGGTGTACGCCCTGGCGGCTTACCTGGGGGTCCCGGCGGAGATCCGCTCCGCGCCGCCGAGCACCGACACCTACAGCCTGCCGCAAGGCCAGGACGAGTTCTTCTTCGGCCTGCCCTACGACCGCATGGACCTGGCCCTCTGGGCGCACGACCAGGGCCTGCCGGCGGCGGCCGCCGCCGCTCGCATGGGCGTGCCGGAAGCCCTGGCCGAACTCGTGTACCGGGACATCGACGCCAAGCGAACCGCGGCCGCCTACCTGCACGCCTCGCCCTTGACCCTCTAG
- a CDS encoding acyl carrier protein — protein MQDIKNQVKAFIRESLLMTDADVPDGASLHGIGVLDSTGVLELVAFLEGRFAIHVADDELRPENLDSLDAIAAFVGGKVRAGARHA, from the coding sequence ATGCAAGACATCAAGAACCAGGTCAAGGCCTTCATCCGCGAGAGCTTGCTCATGACCGATGCCGACGTGCCGGACGGCGCGTCGTTGCACGGAATCGGGGTCCTGGACTCCACCGGCGTGCTGGAACTGGTGGCGTTCCTGGAAGGGCGCTTCGCCATCCACGTGGCCGACGACGAGTTGCGGCCCGAGAATCTCGACAGCCTCGACGCGATCGCCGCATTCGTGGGCGGCAAGGTGCGCGCCGGCGCGCGGCACGCCTAG
- a CDS encoding DUF47 domain-containing protein, translating to MLNFAPRSEPFFDLLEAAAANALDTARALRDMVEDFRDLDKKFERIRQMEHDGDRIAHQVFDRLNRTFVTPIDREDLHALAMDLDNIVDGIEEVADHLLIYRIKEPTAMLIGMVRILVRCCEEIASAVPQMRGRHSSEISQRVVEINRLENEGDQLYRAALEKLFDAPPDPLDVIRWKEVYDVVEKAIDSAEDIADRLHGILIKNA from the coding sequence ATGCTCAATTTCGCACCCCGCTCCGAACCGTTCTTCGATTTGCTGGAGGCGGCGGCCGCCAATGCCCTGGACACCGCGCGGGCGCTGCGCGACATGGTCGAGGACTTCCGCGACCTGGACAAGAAGTTCGAGCGCATCCGGCAGATGGAGCATGACGGCGATCGCATCGCGCACCAGGTGTTCGATCGCCTGAACCGTACCTTCGTGACGCCCATCGACCGCGAGGACCTGCACGCCCTGGCCATGGACCTCGACAACATCGTCGACGGCATCGAGGAAGTGGCCGATCACCTGCTCATCTACCGCATCAAGGAGCCCACCGCGATGCTCATCGGCATGGTGCGCATCCTGGTGCGCTGCTGCGAGGAGATCGCGTCCGCCGTGCCGCAGATGCGGGGGCGCCATTCGAGCGAGATCTCGCAGCGGGTGGTCGAGATCAACCGCCTGGAAAACGAGGGCGATCAGCTCTACCGGGCCGCCCTGGAGAAGCTCTTCGACGCGCCGCCCGACCCCCTCGACGTCATCCGCTGGAAGGAAGTCTACGACGTGGTCGAGAAGGCCATCGACAGCGCCGAGGACATCGCCGACCGCCTCCACGGCATCCTGATCAAGAACGCCTGA
- a CDS encoding SRPBCC family protein codes for MRKPLLGIVAVAMLALAGCGPQESRYVIEIRQPPAKVWPWVTEPDKLEQWIGGVKEIKPLTDDKVLRVGAREQMILEMPEGRYVMESEVLAFETARMIRVKAVVPDGFDQIIEYTLDDTGGATRLTFSSQTTLKHWVANLLLPLWWPDAEKKLNSDLARLKALAEAS; via the coding sequence ATGCGTAAGCCACTCCTGGGAATCGTCGCGGTAGCCATGCTCGCCCTCGCGGGTTGCGGGCCGCAGGAAAGCCGCTACGTCATCGAGATACGCCAGCCGCCGGCCAAGGTCTGGCCGTGGGTGACCGAACCCGACAAGCTCGAGCAGTGGATCGGCGGGGTCAAGGAAATCAAGCCCCTTACCGACGACAAGGTCCTGCGCGTCGGCGCCAGGGAGCAGATGATCCTCGAGATGCCCGAGGGCAGGTACGTGATGGAGTCCGAGGTCCTGGCGTTCGAGACCGCGCGGATGATCCGGGTCAAGGCCGTCGTCCCCGACGGCTTCGACCAGATCATCGAGTACACGCTCGACGACACGGGCGGTGCCACGCGCTTGACCTTCAGCAGCCAGACCACGCTGAAGCACTGGGTCGCGAACCTGCTGCTGCCGCTATGGTGGCCGGATGCCGAAAAGAAGCTGAACTCGGACCTCGCGCGGCTCAAGGCCCTGGCCGAAGCGTCCTGA
- a CDS encoding winged helix DNA-binding domain-containing protein, whose translation MASASEDSRKLRAWWAARQGLDGSLQGGAPADILARSGWARSVGGAGPYLTLFSRGGTPRAEADGAVARLAIHELPSARGCTYVLPAADFALGLRLGQSDADMRTIAKLGVTEREIDALCAAVLGALAPGEALDPEGIRERVGGAARSLGEAGKKKGMTTTLPTALGRLQGLGEIRRVPVDGRLDQQRYRYVRWADNPLATCKLSLDECHGELARRYFRWIGPATPAEFQWFSGLGVKAAKAALEPLGLVPVEDGSDRLVFPDDRDAFRDFAVPSRPQYALVSGIDAMNQLRRDVALLTEPAHAAHPLLAAEGRGAGFVVDLPDHAILDRGQLVGLWEFDQAAGEIVWMSFVAPTDSMREAIARTEAFVRDDLGDARAFSLDSPKSRAPRVEALRKASGFASKR comes from the coding sequence ATGGCAAGCGCGTCCGAAGACTCCAGGAAGCTCAGGGCCTGGTGGGCCGCCCGGCAAGGGCTCGACGGCAGTCTCCAGGGAGGGGCCCCAGCCGATATCCTGGCACGATCGGGGTGGGCTCGGTCGGTCGGCGGCGCGGGCCCCTACCTGACGCTGTTCTCGCGCGGCGGCACCCCTCGCGCCGAGGCCGATGGCGCCGTCGCCCGGCTGGCAATCCACGAGTTGCCGTCAGCCCGAGGCTGCACCTACGTCCTGCCGGCCGCGGACTTCGCGCTCGGGCTGCGGCTGGGGCAGAGCGACGCGGACATGCGCACGATCGCCAAGCTCGGGGTGACCGAAAGGGAAATCGACGCGCTCTGCGCCGCGGTGCTGGGCGCGCTCGCGCCAGGCGAGGCACTCGATCCCGAAGGTATCCGGGAGCGGGTCGGGGGCGCGGCCCGCAGCCTGGGCGAGGCCGGCAAGAAGAAGGGGATGACGACCACGCTCCCGACCGCGCTGGGCCGGTTGCAGGGTCTTGGCGAGATCCGCCGCGTGCCGGTGGACGGCCGGCTGGATCAGCAGCGCTACCGCTACGTCCGCTGGGCCGACAATCCACTCGCGACCTGCAAGCTCAGCCTGGACGAATGCCACGGCGAGCTGGCTCGCCGCTACTTCCGCTGGATCGGTCCCGCGACGCCCGCCGAGTTCCAATGGTTCTCGGGCCTCGGCGTCAAGGCCGCCAAGGCGGCGCTCGAGCCGCTCGGCCTGGTCCCCGTCGAAGACGGGAGCGACCGCCTGGTGTTCCCCGACGACCGCGACGCGTTCCGGGATTTCGCGGTCCCGTCCAGGCCGCAATACGCGCTGGTCAGCGGCATCGACGCGATGAACCAGCTGCGCCGCGACGTGGCGCTGCTGACCGAACCCGCCCATGCGGCCCACCCGTTGCTGGCCGCCGAAGGGCGCGGCGCGGGCTTCGTCGTCGACCTGCCCGACCATGCGATCCTCGATCGCGGGCAACTGGTGGGCCTCTGGGAATTCGACCAGGCGGCCGGGGAGATCGTCTGGATGAGCTTCGTGGCGCCGACCGACAGCATGCGCGAAGCGATCGCCCGGACCGAAGCGTTCGTGCGGGACGACCTGGGCGACGCCCGAGCTTTCAGCCTTGACAGCCCGAAGAGCCGCGCGCCGCGCGTCGAAGCCCTGCGAAAGGCCAGCGGCTTCGCGTCGAAGCGCTAG